ACGGCTACTTCGGTCGGTTGATCTTCCAATATGCTTCTTTCAACAACAGCCGCGCACTACACTTCTTCTTGGGTGCATGGCCAGTGATTGGAATCTGGTTCACAGCAATGGGCATCAGCACCATGGCATTCAACCTCAACGGTTTCAACTTCAACCACTCCATCGTTGACAGCAGCGGCAACGTCATCAACACTTGGGCCGATGTTCTAAACAGAGCTAACCTTGGTTTTGAAGTCATGCACGAGCGCAACGCTCACAACTTCCCTCTGGACCTAGCTTCCATGGAATCCACTACAGTTGCTCTGACTGCTCCAGTCATCAATGGCTAATCACACCCTTCTAATAGACCTAGCGTAAGTTAGCTCAATAATTAGATAGTGATTAACGAAAGTCCGCCCTCAATTGAGGGCGGACTTTTGCTATGTGAGCAGACTGACCTGATCCAAGAGCAGGTGGCGTTTGTTGATAGATGGCCTAAACTGGTGAAACATTTACCTCCTCAGATTAGACAGAGATATAGGGAATCGCTGTAGAGCGATTCTACGAGCAGTGCTAGAAAGGGCCTCCCTTTACACCCATTAGCAAGTGATTTCTGATGAGCCCAAAACACTCTAATATTCCCGATATAACGCTTGAGGCGTTGTGCCGAACCTTTTTCAAGGAAGTGACAACCTATGGCTTTCAGCAGCTTGACTACATTCGGTTCGTCAACCTGCTGCTGGATCTGGCAATGCAGAATGATCGTGGGAGTGCGTCCGTTTCGCACACTCCCAGCACCGCAAACCTAGACTTTCCTGTTTCTAGTGGGCTGCCGATTGAAGGCCCCCGAGTTGATCTTCGGGCCTTTAATCCTGCGACAGATCTCGATCTTTTAGAAGGCTGGCTTAATGATGATGATGGCAGATATTTTTTGCTGTCTAGAACCACCTCTCCTGATCTAGATATTGAGGATGTCATCAATCAGAAAAGTAATTTGGTGGGTACGATCTCGCTCAAAGATGGTCAGGCTATTGGTTCCGTGATCTTTCTCGATTATGACGCCATGCGGCATAAGGCAGAACTGCGTAAGCTAATTGGAATCAAGTCTATGCGGGGTATGGGGTATGCCAGAGAGGCTACCGAGTTATGGCTAAGCTACGGTCTCAATAGCCTTGGGTTGAAAAAGATTTACCTCAATACCCTGGATACAAACTTGAGAAATCTCAGACTCAACGAACAACTGGGGTTCAAAATCGAGGGCATCCTGAGAAACGAAGTCTATTTTGATGAAAGGTATCACGACGTTCTCAGAATGGGACTGTGGCGGGAGTAAACGTCTAATGAACTCTGTTGCGGCAATTTTGAGGGTGTATGGATCGGTTGTCTGAAAGCATGGAGAGTGCCACCGTAGAGCAGTACCTCCATGACCACATACCTCTGTCTCGGTCTATGGCTGTGTCAGTGGTACAAGTCAATCAAAAGGGCGTGGTTTTGTCCGCGCCGCTGCCCCCAAATATTAATCATCGCAGTACTGCCTTTGGTGGCAGCCTCTCTGCAGTTGCAATTCTAGCGGCTTGGACTTACGTTCACTGTCAGCTTCAGAATTTATCTTTGCCTTGTCGTATTGTGATTCAAGGCAACAGTATCGAATACCTGCAGCCTGTTGAGACCGATTTTCAAGCTCACTGTATGGCTCCGTCTCAGCTGCTCTGGGATCGCTTTATTAAAACAATTACGAGGCGGGGCAAGGGTCGGATTTCTCTAAACGTTGAAATTGTCTCAGATGCTTTACTGGCCGGGACATTTCAGGGACAATATGTGGCTCTTAAGCTCTAGGAGAAGGGCTTCTTCATTGGAGTAACCTCATAAAATTCACGATCACTATTTAAAGTCTCTCGTAAATGCCCACTGGAACATCCTGGAACATCTGTGGTATTTAGAGAGCGAGATATTGAGACAGAATAGGCTTTTAGAATTAGATGCATTAAGAGGTCTGGGGGCGGTTGCGGTGGTTTTGTATCACTACTTTTTCCGCTATAGCGAAATCTATGGTCACCCAAATTTATCTGTAGGTTGGGCGGACTATGGAAAATACGGTGTCCAGTTGTTTTTTATCATTAGTGGTTTTGTGATCTATTGGACTCTCAATCGCGTAGAGAAGCCAATGGATTTTATCGTTTCTCGCTTTGCTCGACTTTATCCTGTCTATTGGATGGCACTAATCCTCACCTTTGCTCTGGTTAGCTATTTTGGCTTAGCGGGACGAGAGGTAGAGCTTAGCGATGCGATCAAAAATTTGCTGATGTTCCATGAATACTTGGGAGTGCAGCATGTTGATGGTGTTTACTGGACGCTAACAATAGAGCTGAGCTTCTATCTCTTAGTTTTTGTGATTTATCTTTTGAATCAGCTTCGGTCTGTGGAGCTATGGTTCACACCGCTAATTTTTCTGTCGTTAGCGAGAACAGCAGGATTCATTGCTATTCCAGGTTTAGCTGCTCAGCTTCTAATTCCTGAATATATTATGTTTTTTGTGGCTGGCATTTGCTTTTTCAAGATCTATAAAAACTTGTCAGATCGCATGACGGTTCCTATCTTGCTGCTGTCTCTTGTCTCAACGAGCTTTGTGTTTTCGGTCAAAGATTTCTGGGTGTTTTCTGTTCTCTATGCTGTTTTCTATTTGGCTATCACAGGATGGCTGGCTTTTCTGCGGCTGCGGTTGTTTGTGGGGCTGGGGACAGTTTCATATGCCCTATATTTGGTCCATCAGAACATTGGCTACATTATTATTAATCAGTCGTATCGATGGGGTTTGCCTCCTGTTTTTGGAATATTAGCTGCGATCGCAACCTCTTTACTCATTGCATCTGTCCTGACTTATTACATTGAGAGGCCCTCCGCCAGGATGATTCGGAGGGCTTATAAAAGCCAAGCCTGATGGTTATTAAAGGCTCTTCTGCTCTTGCAATTGATGGCTTGAGGGATAAAGGGTCCATCAATATATTTGTGTTAGCCAGCCATCTCTACATGGAGGTGAGCCTTCTGGTCGTTCGAGGTGTTGGAAGATTAAAAAAGAGCTGCGGGGAAATGCCGCAGCTCAAGGGTGTGTTTGGAGTGTGAGGAGTTGTTCCTGCTCTCATTTTAGGAGGACAGGCCCTGGTAATTGACTGCCGTAACAGTTTTTGTAACCAGGTCTAGGCGTTCTGTTTCGGTAACAGGGGCATGGGATGCGATTTCATTTTCCATACTTGAAGAGTGGTCTGATGCATTATTTCAAGTTCAGTCGGCCATACTAGATTTTGTGGGGTTACTTATACAAGGATAATTTTGATGACACGGATGAGACGCCGTCAGTTTTTGCAGTTTGCCGGTGGTGCAGTTGCATCTTTGGGGTTCAGTCAGCTCGATATTCAAAAACAAAGCCTTCGCTATGCGCAGGTATTGGCCCAGGATAATGCTCGCAAGCTAGCGCTGCTGGTAGGTATCAACACTTATCCCACGGCCCCGCTCTACGGTTGCGTCACTGATGTAGAGCTACAGCGTGAATTGTTGGTCCATCGGTTTGGCTTCAACCCTAAAAATATTCTGACAGTCACCGATGCCCAGGCGACGCGCAAGGGTATTTTGCGGGCCTTTGAAGAACATCTGATCAAGCAGGCAAAACCAGGAGACGTGGCGGTATTCCACTACTCTGGGCATGGCTCACAGGTGAATGATCCTGACAAAGATACGCGGGATGGCCTTAACGGAACGCTGGTGCCGGTTGATAGTGTCTCTGGTCAAGAGCAAGGCCGCCAGGTCGTGAATGACATTATGGGGCATACTCTTTTTCTACTCATGTCTGCGGTGCCCACCGACAACCTGACAATGGTTTTAGATAGCTGCTTTTCGGGGGGCGGTAAGCGCGGTAATATGCGCGTCCGGTCTATCAATCGCCTTGCCAGGGAGTCGGGTGGCGTTTTCCCAAATCGTGAAGAACTCGCCTATCAGCAGCAGTGGTTATCTCGGTTGAAGATGTCGGCGGATGAATTTAAGCAAAAGCGGCGGACTGGTGTTGCCAAGGGCGTTGTGATTGCCTCAGCCAATCGCAATCAGTTTGCTTCTGATGCTACCTTTGACGGGTTTAATGCGGGGGCCTTTACCTACCATATGACCAAATACCTCTGGCAACAGACAGGGGAGACGCCGGTTGTCGGTGCGATCGCAAACATCTCACGCCGCACCACCCAAGAAAATGACCAGGATCCTGAACTCGAATGTACGCCCCAGTGCGATCCGAATAGCGTTGCCGATCAGCGCCCGTTTTACTTCCTCAATGCATCTACGGCCCCTGCTGAGGCTGTGATCACTGACGTTAGCGGCAATCAGATGACCTGCTGGCTGGGCGGAATCGAAACTTCGAACCCACTGGATAAGAATACAATTCTGGCCGTCGTCGATGATCAAAGCCAAGAGCTTGCAAAAGTTAAGCTAGAGTCCCGAACCGGGCTGATTGGTAAAGGCACTTTACTACAGGGCAATGCTCAAGCCTTTAAGCCGGGTGCCCTTCTGCAAGAAGAAGTTCGTGGCATCCCGACCAATCTGATGCTGCGGATTGGGCTTGATCCTTCTTTGGAAACCGGCATGTCAGAGGCAAAGGCTGCACTAGTCTCGGCTTCCAGAATTGAAGCTGCAGAGTTAGGAGAGGGGCAAGTTGACTATATTTTGGGGCGCATAACGTCTAAAGATCGTAAGCGCCTCCAGGGGCGTGTTCCCACCGTGCCAGAAGTTGGAATGCTCGGATTGTTTACCCCTACGAAAGAGAATATTCTGAGCGACTCTTTCTCCGGTGCAACGGATGAATCTGCTGCTGATGCTGTTCTGAGACTGCAGGCCAAGTTCAAGCTTCTGCTTGCCAACCGCATCCTGAGGGCAATTCTCAACCCGAGTTCTTCAAAATTAGGCGTTACCGCCACCGTGGTCCCGATTGGCGCTGAGAGTCGAGCACTGGCGGCAACCAGAACACGAGGCAGCGACCTCGTGACCACTGCGATTACACCTGAAGTGGGCGAGGTCAAACCCGGCGATAATATTCAGATTCAAGTGAAAAATCAAGAAACCCAGGATCTCTATATCAGCGTGCTGGGGATTGGCTCTGATGGCGAAATGACGGTTCTGTTCCCCTCAGACTATACGGCAGCTACGGATGCCTCTCTGGTCGGCGCAGGACAAACCCTTAAGGTTCCCCAAGCCGGACGCGATGACTATGATTTTGTTGTCAGTGGCCCCGCTGGAACCATTGAAGTGATTGTGTTGGCCAGTGCTCGCTCTCTGCGCGATACGCTCAAAGGTCTGAAGAAAATTGCGAGCCGCTCGGGGCAACGGCCCGGGGAACCCCTCGCGATCAGTGAGCCTTCAGCGGTTGTCGAAGGACTGCTCGGTGACCTGACTGATACCACCCGTGCCTTTTTGAAAGTTCAGCGCCAGGAAACACAGCAGATAGACGCGACCCAGCTCGCAGCGCTGTCTCTCTCGCTTAATGTCGTTGAATAATAAAAAAGCTCAACTCCAGACGGAGCGAGCTTTCGTAAGAATCAGTTACGTGATATCTCAAGTGAAGGAGGTCAGACTGAGCGTTCCCACACGCGACAGTGACCTTTTGTATAATTCCTCACAGTTTTATCGTAATGTAACAGGCGCAATATTTCTTAATAGATAGATTTTTTGTTTTTTTTTGTGGCTTTTCAATAGCTAAAACTTATTGATTCGCGAAATTCAAGTCAAAGCTAGCTGTTACGCCTTGGGCTGCTGCATTTTAGCCTTCGCGAGCTGCGGCTGTCCCCAGGTTACTTGCTCATGCTTATAGATCACCATGCCGGGCTGCGCGCCCTTGGGTTTGTAAACATGCTTGGGGCTGGTGTAGACCACAGGAACCTGATGGCTTTGACGGGCACGACTGTAGTAAGCCACAAAGTGGGCTGCCCATTCAATGTCTGTTTCACTGGCAACCGCGCCTGCGTCTAGGCGCAGAAGGGCATGGCTACCGGGTATCTCTTGGGTGTGAAACCACAGGTCATAGCCGGTGGCGACGCTGAAGGTGAGCTGATCGTTTTGGCGATTGTTGCGGCCCACCAGCAGTTCCCAGCCGTCTGGAGATTGATGGCGAATAAAGTCGGTCTTCGCCTGTGGTTTGGCGACGTGGTCAGGGGTTGGCCAGTAGCCCTGCTCAATTAGCTCTATCCGGATCTCTTCTAGCGTTTCTAGATCGGCCTCGTTTTTATAGGTTTCGGTCTGCTCAATGGCAACCTCAACTTGATGGAGGTACTGCAGCTCTAGTTCGACTTCAGCCAGCAGCGGCTCTAGGCGATCGCGCGATCGCTTTAGCTTTTGATGCCGCTTGTAGAGAGCCTGGGCATTCTGAACGGCGTTCTGCTCAGGATTGAGCGAGATGGTGCGTGAGGTATCTCCCTCAAAGTCTGGCAGCGTAATCGACTGCATTCCGATTTCCCAGGATTGTAGGTTTGCCATCAGCAGATCGGCCTGCTGGCGATGCTCGTCGGCGGTTTCAGCGGCCTGAAGCTGCGTATGAAAGCTGTTGGCTTTGATCTGGAGTTTTTTGGCAACGCTGCTGACCTTTTGCTGGAGCTGATGGCGTAGTTGCTTAAAGACTTGCTGGTTGAGCTGCTGGGTATAGTACTGATCTAAAACCTGATGAATGCTTGGGGCAGGTTGAGTCATCTGCCAGCCCATGACGGTATAGCCCTCAGTTTGCCAGCCAGGAGTGAAGGTTCCCTGTTTTAAGGCCCGGAGCCAATCCTGCCAAAGGGCGAAGAGCTGTTGCCATTGATCAGGGGTGAGCTGATCGGTGTTCTGATCTGCTGATGGTCCTGCTGTTGCCACCATTGATCGAGCTAGGGCTGGACTCAGGCCACGATAGGTGCGCAGGTTGCGAGCCACGGGGCCAGGAACGAGGGCAACCCGCTCTTGCCAATGTGCTTGAGATTCTTCGAGAGAGGGGACAGGATCGGTGAGGGCGGGGGGTAAGCTGTAGGGCTGTCCTGTCTGGAGCGGCCGCACCCTCGATTGTTTTTCGCTCACCTGATGGGCGACGGTCACTATTTTTTGTTCAGCGGTGGTCAGGATCACATTGCTGTATTTATTCATGACCTCAACGTAGAGATGCCAGGACACCGGATCTTGAGGGCGGCGGGCAAACTGGAGGTCGATGACGCGCTCCCAAGGTCCTGAGGGTTTGAGCGCCACAAGCGCTAGGCCTTTGAGCTGATGGCGAAGCTGTTCGCTAAAGGTAAAGGTATCTGCTGCTTTGGGAGGGGGCGTGCCGAGACAGAGGCGTGCGGCTTGGGGGTGCCAAGAAATGGTGAGCCACCCCCGCTGGTCAAGGGTGCGCAATGCTAAGTAGAGCGTGTAGCGGTCGCGTTGATAGATCTGCTCGAGGCGGGCAGGGAGCCAGTGCGATCGCAAATCACAGCAGGCGGCACACAAAGTCGTAAAGTCAACGGGCTGCACTGAAATAAAAACTCAACTGATATTTTTGATTAATAGACTTTCATCAATCTATATAAATAAACTCACCCAATTAGGTGATAGGATCCCCGCCTAATCGGGTGAAAAGCCTGATTTCAAACGTATATAGACGTTAAGCACTGGCACTTTAATGGGGTTTGCCGATACCATGAGAGTAGGGATCGTAATCTAGAGCAATTCTCAAGAAAAAGCGTCTATTTCCCATT
The genomic region above belongs to Acaryochloris thomasi RCC1774 and contains:
- a CDS encoding GNAT family N-acetyltransferase, translating into MSPKHSNIPDITLEALCRTFFKEVTTYGFQQLDYIRFVNLLLDLAMQNDRGSASVSHTPSTANLDFPVSSGLPIEGPRVDLRAFNPATDLDLLEGWLNDDDGRYFLLSRTTSPDLDIEDVINQKSNLVGTISLKDGQAIGSVIFLDYDAMRHKAELRKLIGIKSMRGMGYAREATELWLSYGLNSLGLKKIYLNTLDTNLRNLRLNEQLGFKIEGILRNEVYFDERYHDVLRMGLWRE
- a CDS encoding YiiD C-terminal domain-containing protein → MDRLSESMESATVEQYLHDHIPLSRSMAVSVVQVNQKGVVLSAPLPPNINHRSTAFGGSLSAVAILAAWTYVHCQLQNLSLPCRIVIQGNSIEYLQPVETDFQAHCMAPSQLLWDRFIKTITRRGKGRISLNVEIVSDALLAGTFQGQYVALKL
- a CDS encoding acyltransferase family protein; the encoded protein is MRQNRLLELDALRGLGAVAVVLYHYFFRYSEIYGHPNLSVGWADYGKYGVQLFFIISGFVIYWTLNRVEKPMDFIVSRFARLYPVYWMALILTFALVSYFGLAGREVELSDAIKNLLMFHEYLGVQHVDGVYWTLTIELSFYLLVFVIYLLNQLRSVELWFTPLIFLSLARTAGFIAIPGLAAQLLIPEYIMFFVAGICFFKIYKNLSDRMTVPILLLSLVSTSFVFSVKDFWVFSVLYAVFYLAITGWLAFLRLRLFVGLGTVSYALYLVHQNIGYIIINQSYRWGLPPVFGILAAIATSLLIASVLTYYIERPSARMIRRAYKSQA
- a CDS encoding caspase family protein; its protein translation is MTRMRRRQFLQFAGGAVASLGFSQLDIQKQSLRYAQVLAQDNARKLALLVGINTYPTAPLYGCVTDVELQRELLVHRFGFNPKNILTVTDAQATRKGILRAFEEHLIKQAKPGDVAVFHYSGHGSQVNDPDKDTRDGLNGTLVPVDSVSGQEQGRQVVNDIMGHTLFLLMSAVPTDNLTMVLDSCFSGGGKRGNMRVRSINRLARESGGVFPNREELAYQQQWLSRLKMSADEFKQKRRTGVAKGVVIASANRNQFASDATFDGFNAGAFTYHMTKYLWQQTGETPVVGAIANISRRTTQENDQDPELECTPQCDPNSVADQRPFYFLNASTAPAEAVITDVSGNQMTCWLGGIETSNPLDKNTILAVVDDQSQELAKVKLESRTGLIGKGTLLQGNAQAFKPGALLQEEVRGIPTNLMLRIGLDPSLETGMSEAKAALVSASRIEAAELGEGQVDYILGRITSKDRKRLQGRVPTVPEVGMLGLFTPTKENILSDSFSGATDESAADAVLRLQAKFKLLLANRILRAILNPSSSKLGVTATVVPIGAESRALAATRTRGSDLVTTAITPEVGEVKPGDNIQIQVKNQETQDLYISVLGIGSDGEMTVLFPSDYTAATDASLVGAGQTLKVPQAGRDDYDFVVSGPAGTIEVIVLASARSLRDTLKGLKKIASRSGQRPGEPLAISEPSAVVEGLLGDLTDTTRAFLKVQRQETQQIDATQLAALSLSLNVVE
- a CDS encoding Rqc2 family fibronectin-binding protein; this translates as MQPVDFTTLCAACCDLRSHWLPARLEQIYQRDRYTLYLALRTLDQRGWLTISWHPQAARLCLGTPPPKAADTFTFSEQLRHQLKGLALVALKPSGPWERVIDLQFARRPQDPVSWHLYVEVMNKYSNVILTTAEQKIVTVAHQVSEKQSRVRPLQTGQPYSLPPALTDPVPSLEESQAHWQERVALVPGPVARNLRTYRGLSPALARSMVATAGPSADQNTDQLTPDQWQQLFALWQDWLRALKQGTFTPGWQTEGYTVMGWQMTQPAPSIHQVLDQYYTQQLNQQVFKQLRHQLQQKVSSVAKKLQIKANSFHTQLQAAETADEHRQQADLLMANLQSWEIGMQSITLPDFEGDTSRTISLNPEQNAVQNAQALYKRHQKLKRSRDRLEPLLAEVELELQYLHQVEVAIEQTETYKNEADLETLEEIRIELIEQGYWPTPDHVAKPQAKTDFIRHQSPDGWELLVGRNNRQNDQLTFSVATGYDLWFHTQEIPGSHALLRLDAGAVASETDIEWAAHFVAYYSRARQSHQVPVVYTSPKHVYKPKGAQPGMVIYKHEQVTWGQPQLAKAKMQQPKA